ATTGAAAACATCCACCGGCACATGGAAAGCGGTAAAAGCAGGGCGAGAGCCATTGCCGATGCCACCCGCGAGATCGCGGGGCCTAAACTGCTGATCCTGCTGAGCATCCTGGCTGTATTTGTACCGGCGCTGTTCATGAACGGCGTGCCGAGAGCGATGTTCATGCCGCTGTCTCTCGCCGTAGGTTTTGCGATGATCGCATCCTTCCTGTTATCACAGACCTTTGTGCCCGTCGTCTCCAACTGGATGCTGAAAGATCATCTGCCAAAGGAAAACAGGAACGGCTTCTTTGAAAAGATAAAAGCACGTTATCATACAACGGGGCTGCGTTCGGCCGCGAGATTCAGGGTCTTTACAGCACTGTTCCTGCTCATTTCGGCTGGACTGGTGGTGTTGCTGCTTTCTGCTACCGGAACGGAGCTCTTTCCGCCGGCAGACAGCGGGCAAACGCAGGTGCGCCTTCGCATGCCGGTAGGCACGCGCTTTGAAAGAACGGAAGACGCTACGCGAAAACTTCTTCAGCTATGCGACAGCATTGCCGGAAAAGGCAACACCGAAATATCCTCCACTTTCATCGGCACGCAGCCTTCCAGCTACCCGGTCAACTATATTCATTTATGGACGGGCGGTCCACATGAATCCGTTACCCGCATCAAAATAAAAAGAGGCATTGTCCCCATCACTGCCTTTAAAGAAAAATTGCGGGAGGCTGTCGGCAAGAACATGCCAGGCGTAAAGATATCCTTTGAGCCGGGAGATATTGTGGAACAGGTATTGAACCTGGGCAGCACGAACCCCGTTGAAATAGCCGTCATCAACCGCAACCTGGAAGCCGGCAGAAAAACAGCCGTCGAACTGGTAAAAAAATTGTCCGCCATCCCTGCCCTGCGCGACATTCAAATAGCCACTCCGCTGGATTATCCGGCCATCAGGCTGGAAGTGGACCGCGTAAAAGCAGGGCAGCTGGGCATCACCAGCGAACAGATCGCCAGAGCCACCACAACGGCCACATCCTCCAGCCGTTTTACCGCACCCAGTTACTGGCTGGATAAAGTGACCGGTACCGCTTACCAGGTACAGGTGCAATACCCTGAATACCGGATGAACAGTACCGCGCAGCTGGAAGCCATTCCTGTTTCCGGCGGCGCAGGCACCACTCATTATCTCAGTGAAGTGGCTTCCTGGAAATACGCCACCATGCCCGGGGAATATGACCGGCTGAACCAGCAACGATATATTACCGTAACGGCCAATGTACACCGGGAAGATCTCGGCGGTGTTTTCAAACAGGTAGATCAGGCCATTGGCAGCCTCGGCAAACTTCCGAACGGCGCAAGGATCGTCATGCGCGGCCAACCGGAGCTGCTGCGGCAAACGCTCACGAGCCTGCAGTTTGGCCTGCTGATCGCCGTAGTGGTGATCTTCCTCGTGATGGCCGTGTACTTCCAGTCGTTCCGCGTAGCGCTGACCACATTGTCCGTAATCCCCGCGGTGATTGCCGGCTCCCTTTTGCTGCTGCTCGTCAGCGGCCACTCATTGAACATTCAGTCCTACATGGGCACCATTATGGCAGTGGGCGTAGCCATCGCAAATGCGGTGCTTTATATTACCCATGCGGAACAAAACCGGAAAACGGGGATCGCCGGCGCGCACATGCAGGCGGCGGAAGCAAGGCTCAGGCCTATTCTGATGACAAGTCTGGCTATGATAGCAGGCATGATGCCGATGGCGCTGGGCATCGGAGAAGGCGGGGACCAGACCGCCCCCCTGGGTGTAGCCGTGATCGGCGGGCTGTTATTTTCAGCGATCAGTGTATTGTTCTTTCTTCCTCATGTTTACCAGCTGCTGACCGGCAGAAGGTCTTACCAGTCCGTGTCCCTTGACCCGGATGATGAAAACAGCAAAACTTATGACAAACAATAATATGCGCGTTATTTCGATACTATCAGCCGCCATCTTCCTGGTTTCCTGTGACAGCGGCAGCAAAAGCCCGGCTTCAGAAACGCCGGGAACCGACACTGTTCCCGCCTTCATCCTGAAAGCGGACACCGCCAGGAAAACAGTGGAACTGCCTGCAGAACTGCTTCCCTATGAACAGGCTGTGCTGTTTGCAAGAGTGGAAGGTTTTGTACGATCGATGAAAGCAGACCTTGGTGATAATGTAAAAAAGGGACAGGTGCTGGCGGTCATCGAAGCACCGGAAGTCTCCAGCCGCTTCGCGGAATCCGAAGCCACCCTGCTTTCGGCCAAAGCGAAATGGGCTTCCAGCCGGGACAATTTCGAGCGGCTGTACCGGGCGTCAAAGGCGGAGACACCGGGTATCGTTGCCCCGGCGGACCTGGAGCGCAGCCGTCAGCAAATGCTGGCAGACAGCGCCGGCTACGAAGCAGCGGCCAGGCAATCACAGGCATACAAAGCCGTATCCGGCTACCTGCATATCACCGCGCCGTTCGACGGCGTGATCACCGCGCGCAACGCTGATCCCGGAACGCTAGTGGGAAGCGGCGCAATGCTGTTCACCATCCAGAACAACCGCACACTGCGCCTGAGGGCGGCGGTGCCGGAAGTGTATGTGAACACCGCAGCATCGCTGAAGGAAGTTGCTTTTACCGTAGATGCCTGGCCCACACAACAATTCACGGCAACATTAACCCGTAAATCCGGCGCCATAGATCCGGCCACACGCACAGAGCTGTGGGAATTTAAAGTGGACAACAGCCGCCAGCTGCTGAAGGCCGGCGCTTTTGCATACGTGAAGATCAGCATGGAGCGCCAGGGAATATCTTATGTGGTGCCAGCCCCGGCCATTGCCACCACCCAGGAACGGAAGTTCGTGATCGTAGTAAAGCATGGCGAAGCGCAATGGGTGGACGTGCGGCAGGGCATGGTCACCAATAAGGGCGTGGAAGTATTTGGCAACCTGAACGAAGGAGATACCGTGCTGGTGAAAGGTACCGATGAACGGAAACCCGGTACGTCCGCTCACTGGAAGGTACAACGATAATACACTCCAGGCACTCCATCGTTTGTTAGCCCATCCCGCTGCTGCCCCTTTCAAATAGTCAACCAAATTGTCAATCTTTTGTTAATTTCCTGATACCCCTTACAATTTGTCATAAATAATGTGTCATTTTGCGACCGAATGAACGTTCAATTGACAACATCGGCAGCTACCGAAAAGAAGCAGGCCATTTTTGAAAGCACCCTGAAGCTGATCCGTGAATTCGGCTTCCACGGCACTCCCGTCAGCCAGATAGCGCAACATGCCGGCGTGGCCACCGGCACCATTTATCATTACTTCGCCTCCAAGGATGAACTGATCATAGCACTTTTCCGTTATAGTAAGCAAAAGATACATGACGCCACTTTCCGGGACCATAACCCGAATGATACTTACCGCGACCGGTTTGTCAGCATCTGGATCAATCTGGTGAATTATTATAGCCGCTTCCCCGAAGTGCTGAGCTTTTTTGAGCAGTTCTACTCCTCCCCCTTTGTCCGCGAGATCTTTACGGACGAAACCATGTGTTTCCAGGATGAAGTATCGCTTTTCCTCAAAGAAGGCATCAACAGCGGGCATATCAAGCAGCTGGACATCAATATTATCAGCGCTGCGTTCCTCGGAACGGTGATTGCCACGGCCAAAAGAAGCAATAACCCCATGTTCAGGTTCAATGAGGAAGACCTCCGGAACATGGTAGGCATCATCTGGGACGGGATTAAAAAATAGGAACGATTACTTTATAGGAAACCGGCGTGATTAAAATTATCATTGAACAGACAGGGGAATGATCATTTTAATCATCGAAGGCTGACCCGTAAAAAATAAATATGAACAGATGAAATAGCATTCCATCTGACCCGAAAAAAATAAATGTCAACAGATGAAATAACATTCCATCTGACCCGTAAAAAATAAATATGAACAGATGAATATCAGGAGTTTATTTCTCACCGGCTTATTCATGGCCGCTTCGTTAACCATGCATGCGCAGGAGCAACAGCCTTCCACCGGCCTGCCGCCAAAGGCAAGCCTTGAGCAGTGTATTGATTTTGCGCTGCGTAACAAGGCGAATGTAAAACAGGCGGCCATTGACCAGGAGATCGGCGAACGGGATATCGCCTCTGCCCTCTCCGGCTGGTTCCCGCAGATCGGCGCAACCGGTACTTACAACAACAATATCATCATACCCACCGCCGTGATCGGAGACCAGGTGATCCAGATGGGGCAAAGGAACGTAGCCGCGCTCGTATTGCAGGCGGATCAGCAGATCGTCAATCCTGCACTGCTGCAGGCATCCAAAGCCGCCAAATACGTGCGGCTGCAAAATGAGCAGAACACGGAAAATACGAAGATCAACACGATCGTTGAGGTCAGCAAAGCGTATTATGATATCCTGACCAGTGAAGAGCAGCTCTCCATCATCAAAGAGAACATCGCCCGGATCACCAAACAGCTGCAGGATGCAAAGGCGCGTTATGAGACCGGGATCGTGGACAAGACCGATTTTAAACGTGCGCAGATCACACTCAGCAATTCCAATGCAGACCTGAAGCGCACCGCGGCGATATTGAAGTATAAATACGCATACCTGAAGGAAGTGGTGGGCCTTTCCCCGGAAGCCCCGTTAACACTGTCGTTCGACAACACCTCCATGGAAAGCGAGATATCGCTGGATACCACCGTGGCATTTGACTACCGCAACAGGATAGAATACCGGCAGTTGCAGACACAGCGGCAGCTGCAGGGGATCAACACGCAATATAATAAATGGACGTACCTGCCTTCTCTCTCTGCCTTTTATAATTATGCCTGGGACTACCGGAACAACAGCTTTTCGAAATTGCTGGATGTGGATTATCCCCGCTCCGTTTTCGGCCTCACGCTGAACGTACCGATATTCCAGGGAATGAAACGGACACAGGAGATCCGCAAGTCGCAATTAATGGAAGAGCGGATAGACTGGGACCTGGTCAATCTCCGCAACCAGATCAATTCCCAGTACGAGATGGCGATGGCCACTTATAAAGCCAACCTGAACGACTGGGTGACCGCCCGGGAGAACGTGGAGCTTTCGAAAGAAGTGTACAACACCATCAAGCTGCAATATGACGAAGGCATAAAAACTTACCTGGACCTGATGACGGCGGAAAC
This genomic stretch from Chitinophaga sp. XS-30 harbors:
- a CDS encoding efflux RND transporter permease subunit, translated to MKLIIAALRHPVTILVAVIAILFFSFLSIRNAKVDIFPKLGLPVVYVAQPYGGLSPEQMEGFVTSYYEYHFLYITGVKYVESKSIQGAAIIKIEFNEGTDMSQAMAEVVGYVNRSRAFMPPGTVPPFVTRFDAGSVPVGQLVFSSDTRSLSEISDLALFRVRPMFSTLPGVSAPPPFGGNQKTVLVTVDPEKLRGHNLSPDQVVQSLVKFNSIAPAGNVRIGDTTYITPQNSMIETLEDLQDIPLHLGTGPSVYVKDIATVSLGADVTTSYALINGKRSVYIPVTKRADASTWDVVQRVKAALPDMQASIPEDIKVTYAFDQSGYVINSLKSLLFEGGLGAILTGLMVLLFLGDRRSALIVIMTIPLALLSSATLLYLTGQTINIMTLGGLALSVGILVDEATVTIENIHRHMESGKSRARAIADATREIAGPKLLILLSILAVFVPALFMNGVPRAMFMPLSLAVGFAMIASFLLSQTFVPVVSNWMLKDHLPKENRNGFFEKIKARYHTTGLRSAARFRVFTALFLLISAGLVVLLLSATGTELFPPADSGQTQVRLRMPVGTRFERTEDATRKLLQLCDSIAGKGNTEISSTFIGTQPSSYPVNYIHLWTGGPHESVTRIKIKRGIVPITAFKEKLREAVGKNMPGVKISFEPGDIVEQVLNLGSTNPVEIAVINRNLEAGRKTAVELVKKLSAIPALRDIQIATPLDYPAIRLEVDRVKAGQLGITSEQIARATTTATSSSRFTAPSYWLDKVTGTAYQVQVQYPEYRMNSTAQLEAIPVSGGAGTTHYLSEVASWKYATMPGEYDRLNQQRYITVTANVHREDLGGVFKQVDQAIGSLGKLPNGARIVMRGQPELLRQTLTSLQFGLLIAVVVIFLVMAVYFQSFRVALTTLSVIPAVIAGSLLLLLVSGHSLNIQSYMGTIMAVGVAIANAVLYITHAEQNRKTGIAGAHMQAAEARLRPILMTSLAMIAGMMPMALGIGEGGDQTAPLGVAVIGGLLFSAISVLFFLPHVYQLLTGRRSYQSVSLDPDDENSKTYDKQ
- a CDS encoding efflux RND transporter periplasmic adaptor subunit, whose product is MTNNNMRVISILSAAIFLVSCDSGSKSPASETPGTDTVPAFILKADTARKTVELPAELLPYEQAVLFARVEGFVRSMKADLGDNVKKGQVLAVIEAPEVSSRFAESEATLLSAKAKWASSRDNFERLYRASKAETPGIVAPADLERSRQQMLADSAGYEAAARQSQAYKAVSGYLHITAPFDGVITARNADPGTLVGSGAMLFTIQNNRTLRLRAAVPEVYVNTAASLKEVAFTVDAWPTQQFTATLTRKSGAIDPATRTELWEFKVDNSRQLLKAGAFAYVKISMERQGISYVVPAPAIATTQERKFVIVVKHGEAQWVDVRQGMVTNKGVEVFGNLNEGDTVLVKGTDERKPGTSAHWKVQR
- a CDS encoding TetR/AcrR family transcriptional regulator, yielding MNVQLTTSAATEKKQAIFESTLKLIREFGFHGTPVSQIAQHAGVATGTIYHYFASKDELIIALFRYSKQKIHDATFRDHNPNDTYRDRFVSIWINLVNYYSRFPEVLSFFEQFYSSPFVREIFTDETMCFQDEVSLFLKEGINSGHIKQLDINIISAAFLGTVIATAKRSNNPMFRFNEEDLRNMVGIIWDGIKK
- a CDS encoding TolC family protein; translation: MNIRSLFLTGLFMAASLTMHAQEQQPSTGLPPKASLEQCIDFALRNKANVKQAAIDQEIGERDIASALSGWFPQIGATGTYNNNIIIPTAVIGDQVIQMGQRNVAALVLQADQQIVNPALLQASKAAKYVRLQNEQNTENTKINTIVEVSKAYYDILTSEEQLSIIKENIARITKQLQDAKARYETGIVDKTDFKRAQITLSNSNADLKRTAAILKYKYAYLKEVVGLSPEAPLTLSFDNTSMESEISLDTTVAFDYRNRIEYRQLQTQRQLQGINTQYNKWTYLPSLSAFYNYAWDYRNNSFSKLLDVDYPRSVFGLTLNVPIFQGMKRTQEIRKSQLMEERIDWDLVNLRNQINSQYEMAMATYKANLNDWVTARENVELSKEVYNTIKLQYDEGIKTYLDLMTAETDLRTTQVNYLNALYAVLSGKLDVQRAVGTIQTAR